The Mixta hanseatica genome includes a region encoding these proteins:
- the cpxP gene encoding cell-envelope stress modulator CpxP encodes MRKVTAVVFASASVVFSYSSAWAADVTTIDGMHPPGELMTGSIAQNSQSHMFDGIKLSEQQRQQMRDLMQQTQHERPPVNVNDLETLHNLVIAEKFNETAVKAQAEKLAQEQVARQVEMARIRNQMYHLLTPQQQAVLQQKHEQRMSELRRLTNLQQVSPLHEVSSAGSNQ; translated from the coding sequence ATGCGCAAAGTAACCGCCGTCGTCTTTGCTTCAGCCTCGGTGGTTTTTAGTTACTCCAGCGCATGGGCAGCAGACGTTACGACGATTGACGGGATGCATCCGCCGGGCGAATTAATGACTGGCAGCATAGCGCAAAATTCGCAAAGCCATATGTTTGACGGCATTAAGCTTTCGGAACAACAGCGTCAGCAGATGCGGGATCTAATGCAGCAAACGCAACATGAGCGCCCTCCCGTAAACGTAAATGATTTAGAAACTCTGCATAATCTGGTCATTGCAGAAAAGTTTAATGAAACAGCCGTAAAGGCTCAGGCAGAAAAGTTAGCACAGGAGCAGGTTGCGCGGCAGGTCGAGATGGCCCGGATTCGCAATCAGATGTATCACTTGCTAACGCCGCAGCAACAGGCTGTTTTGCAACAGAAGCATGAGCAACGGATGAGTGAGTTGCGCAGGCTGACGAATCTGCAGCAGGTTTCACCGCTGCATGAAGTGAGTAGTGCCGGCAGTAACCAGTAA
- the cpxA gene encoding envelope stress sensor histidine kinase CpxA: MISSLTTRIFAIFWLTLALVLMLVLMLPKLDSRQLTSLLENEQRQGIMIEQHVEAELMQDPPNDLMWWRRLFRAIDKWAPPGQRLLLVTSEGRVIGAQHNEMQIIRNFIGQSDNADHPQKKKYGRVELVGPFAVRDGEDNYQLYLMRPASSSQLDFINLLFDRPLLLLIVTMLISSPLLLWLAWSLAKPARKLKHAADEVASGNLRQHPELEAGPQEFLAAGSSFNQMVSALERMMTTQQRLLSDISHELRTPLTRLQLATALMRRRYGEGKELGRIELEAQRLDGMINDLLVLSRTQHKNALVSEAMKANHLWNGVLEDAKFEAEQMGKKLEVPYPPGPWPLYGNPHALESALENIVRNALRYSHSHISVSFSVDNQGITVHVDDDGPGVSPEDREQIFRPFYRTDEARDRESGGTGLGLAIVETAVQQHRGWVKADDSPLGGLRLTVWLPLYSVR, from the coding sequence ATGATAAGCAGCCTGACCACCCGCATCTTTGCCATCTTCTGGTTAACGCTGGCGTTGGTTCTGATGCTGGTGCTAATGCTTCCCAAGCTTGATTCGCGACAGCTCACGTCGCTGCTGGAAAATGAGCAGCGACAGGGCATCATGATTGAGCAGCATGTTGAGGCGGAGCTTATGCAGGATCCGCCCAATGATTTGATGTGGTGGCGTCGGTTGTTTCGCGCTATCGACAAATGGGCGCCGCCCGGGCAACGTCTGCTGCTGGTAACCAGCGAAGGTCGCGTTATCGGCGCTCAGCATAATGAAATGCAGATTATCCGTAACTTTATCGGGCAATCCGACAATGCCGATCATCCCCAGAAAAAGAAATATGGCCGCGTCGAGCTGGTAGGGCCGTTTGCCGTACGTGATGGTGAAGATAATTATCAGCTCTACCTGATGCGCCCGGCCAGCAGCTCCCAGCTGGATTTCATCAACCTGCTGTTTGATCGCCCGCTCCTGTTGCTGATTGTTACCATGCTGATCAGCTCCCCGCTGCTGCTGTGGCTGGCCTGGAGCCTGGCGAAACCGGCGCGTAAGTTAAAACATGCGGCAGATGAAGTCGCGAGCGGCAACCTGCGCCAGCATCCGGAACTGGAAGCGGGACCGCAGGAGTTTCTGGCCGCAGGCTCAAGCTTTAATCAGATGGTCAGCGCGCTGGAACGTATGATGACCACCCAGCAGCGTCTGCTTTCCGATATCTCTCACGAGCTGCGCACGCCGTTAACGCGCCTGCAGCTGGCCACCGCGCTGATGCGTCGTCGTTATGGCGAAGGCAAAGAGCTGGGGCGCATTGAGCTGGAGGCCCAGCGTCTGGACGGCATGATTAACGATTTATTAGTGCTGTCGCGCACCCAGCATAAAAATGCGTTAGTGAGCGAAGCGATGAAGGCCAACCATCTGTGGAATGGCGTGCTGGAAGATGCCAAATTCGAAGCGGAGCAGATGGGTAAAAAACTGGAGGTGCCCTATCCTCCTGGTCCGTGGCCGCTGTATGGTAACCCTCACGCGCTGGAAAGCGCGCTGGAAAATATAGTTCGCAATGCGTTGCGCTACTCTCACTCGCATATTTCCGTGAGCTTCTCGGTAGATAACCAGGGTATTACGGTTCATGTGGATGATGATGGTCCCGGCGTTAGCCCGGAAGATCGCGAACAGATATTCCGTCCCTTCTATCGCACCGACGAGGCGCGCGACCGCGAATCGGGCGGCACCGGCCTGGGCCTGGCGATTGTCGAAACGGCGGTTCAACAGCATCGCGGTTGGGTGAAAGCGGATGACAGCCCGCTTGGCGGTCTGCGGCTGACTGTCTGGCTGCCGCTGTACTCTGTGCGCTAA
- the trmL gene encoding tRNA (uridine(34)/cytosine(34)/5-carboxymethylaminomethyluridine(34)-2'-O)-methyltransferase TrmL, with protein MLNIVLFEPEIPPNTGNIIRLCANTGFQLHLIEPLGFAWDDKRLRRAGLDYHEFTAIKRHASFEAFCTSEKPERLFALTTKGTPAHSAVSYQVGDYLLFGPESRGLPATILEALPPQQKIRIPMLAQSRSMNLSNAVSVVVYEAWRQLDYRGALLKS; from the coding sequence ATGCTGAACATCGTCTTATTTGAACCTGAAATTCCGCCTAATACCGGCAATATCATCCGCCTGTGCGCCAATACCGGCTTCCAGCTGCATCTGATTGAGCCGCTTGGCTTTGCCTGGGATGACAAGCGTCTGCGCCGCGCCGGGCTGGATTACCATGAATTTACTGCAATTAAACGCCACGCCAGCTTCGAAGCTTTTTGCACCAGCGAAAAGCCTGAGCGTCTGTTTGCGCTGACCACGAAAGGTACGCCTGCGCACAGCGCGGTAAGCTATCAGGTGGGCGATTATTTGCTGTTTGGGCCTGAAAGTCGGGGATTGCCCGCCACGATTCTGGAAGCGTTGCCGCCACAGCAGAAAATTCGTATTCCGATGCTGGCGCAAAGCCGCAGCATGAACCTGTCGAATGCGGTTTCAGTGGTAGTATATGAAGCCTGGCGGCAGCTGGATTATCGCGGCGCCCTGCTAAAAAGCTGA
- the cpxR gene encoding envelope stress response regulator transcription factor CpxR, whose product MNKILLVDDDRELTSLLKELLEMEGFNIVVASDGEQALSLLDDSIDLLLLDVMMPKKNGIDTLKELRQQYQTPVIMLTARGSELDRVLGLELGADDYLPKPFNDRELVARIRAILRRSSWSEQQQQHDNSSPTLEVDCLRLNPGRQEASFDNVTLDLTGTEFTLLYLLAQHLGQVVSREHLSQEVLGKRLTPFDRAIDMHISNLRRKLPERRDGHPWFKTLRGRGYLMVSAS is encoded by the coding sequence ATGAATAAAATCCTGTTGGTTGATGATGACCGCGAATTAACTTCGCTGCTTAAAGAACTACTTGAAATGGAAGGGTTTAATATCGTTGTCGCCTCAGATGGAGAACAGGCGCTCAGCCTGCTTGATGACTCCATCGATCTGTTATTACTGGATGTCATGATGCCCAAGAAGAACGGCATCGATACCTTAAAAGAGCTGCGTCAGCAGTACCAGACCCCGGTCATTATGTTGACCGCGCGCGGCAGCGAGCTGGACCGCGTTTTAGGCCTTGAACTGGGTGCCGATGACTATCTACCAAAGCCTTTCAACGATCGCGAGCTGGTGGCGCGCATCCGGGCTATTTTACGCCGTTCCAGCTGGAGCGAACAGCAGCAACAGCATGACAACAGTTCCCCAACGCTGGAAGTTGATTGCCTGCGCCTTAATCCGGGCCGTCAGGAAGCCAGCTTCGATAACGTTACGCTGGATCTTACCGGTACTGAATTTACCCTGCTCTATCTGCTGGCGCAGCATCTGGGTCAGGTGGTATCGCGCGAGCACCTCAGCCAGGAAGTGCTGGGTAAACGCCTGACACCGTTCGACCGCGCCATTGATATGCATATCTCTAATCTGCGCCGTAAGCTGCCTGAACGCCGCGATGGACATCCCTGGTTTAAAACGCTGCGCGGCCGTGGGTATTTGATGGTCTCCGCGTCATGA